The following coding sequences are from one Veillonella rodentium window:
- the argF gene encoding ornithine carbamoyltransferase, which translates to MKSLQNQSFKTMLQYTPDEIKYFLKLAAQLKADKKAGTEVKTLNGKNFVLIFEKDSTRTRCAFEVGAADQGAYTTYLGPSGSQMNKKESLKDTARVLGSMYDAIEFRGFAQDDVDTLADYSGVPVWNGLTDMDHPTQTLANFLTLQENMDKPLNEISFAYVGHGQSNMCNALMSGAVKMGMDFRLIGPKKFWPAGPFYEECLKVAKETGATITVTDDVTSGVKGLDVIYTGVWVTMGDTYDMWEERINTFKPYQVNAKMLELTGNLNVKFCHCLPAFHNTETQVGHDIFERFGMNGIEVTEEVFEGPNSLAFQEAENRLHTIKAVMVATFGDYPMK; encoded by the coding sequence ATGAAAAGTTTACAGAATCAATCATTTAAAACAATGCTTCAGTATACACCGGATGAAATCAAGTACTTTCTAAAACTTGCGGCGCAACTTAAGGCGGATAAAAAAGCGGGGACGGAGGTAAAGACATTAAACGGTAAAAATTTCGTTCTTATCTTTGAAAAGGATTCTACACGGACTCGTTGTGCCTTTGAAGTCGGGGCTGCAGATCAGGGGGCGTATACGACGTACCTCGGACCAAGCGGATCTCAGATGAATAAAAAGGAGTCCTTAAAGGATACGGCTCGTGTATTGGGATCCATGTATGATGCCATCGAATTCAGAGGATTTGCGCAAGATGATGTAGATACATTGGCGGATTATTCCGGTGTGCCTGTGTGGAACGGTCTTACCGATATGGATCATCCCACACAGACCTTGGCAAATTTCTTGACCTTACAGGAGAATATGGATAAACCGTTGAATGAAATTTCCTTTGCCTATGTAGGACATGGCCAATCCAATATGTGCAATGCCCTGATGAGCGGCGCCGTAAAAATGGGGATGGATTTCAGACTGATCGGACCTAAAAAATTCTGGCCGGCCGGACCGTTCTATGAAGAATGCCTCAAGGTGGCGAAGGAGACCGGTGCCACCATTACCGTTACGGATGATGTGACAAGCGGCGTTAAAGGCTTAGATGTTATCTATACCGGCGTATGGGTGACGATGGGCGACACTTACGATATGTGGGAGGAACGTATCAATACATTTAAACCGTATCAGGTAAATGCAAAGATGCTGGAACTGACGGGAAATCTAAATGTTAAGTTCTGTCACTGCTTACCGGCGTTCCACAATACGGAAACACAGGTCGGTCACGATATCTTTGAACGATTCGGCATGAACGGTATCGAGGTGACGGAAGAAGTCTTTGAAGGTCCTAACTCTCTTGCGTTCCAAGAGGCGGAAAATCGCCTTCACACGATTAAGGCGGTTATGGTTGCCACATTCGGCGACTATCCAATGAAATAA
- a CDS encoding M20 metallopeptidase family protein, which produces MHTLQDLIKQYASQYKEQVVAWRRHIHRHPELSGEEKKTSEFIQSVLTDLGIPFKADVYKYAVIGEIKGAFDGPVVGLRADMDALPITEVTGLPFASENSGVMHACGHDSHMAILLGAAAILQSVKDQLHGTVKLVFQPAEEEALIKGAQGIVDSGVLDDVDEIYGLHVWPQLPVGTVGLKKGNLMAASDRFLVHIKGKATHGAEPHNGIDAIVAAANWIVNVESMVARETNPMDNLVCTIGVFNSGDRYNVGSGDAYLEGTCRTYDPAKRDYIERRLGESLKALDMMFGTASTLEYRRGHGATINDADAIDYATHIVETYLGKDSVVHPEFPSMAAEDFSAYLNKIKGAFLWLGTGFEGNPALHNAAFTIDESILEPGITMMAGIAAELLQEK; this is translated from the coding sequence ATGCATACACTACAAGATTTAATTAAACAATATGCTTCTCAATATAAAGAACAAGTTGTGGCATGGCGCCGACATATTCATCGTCATCCGGAACTATCCGGTGAAGAAAAGAAAACATCTGAATTTATTCAGAGCGTATTGACGGATTTAGGCATCCCTTTTAAAGCGGATGTATATAAATATGCAGTCATCGGCGAGATTAAGGGGGCCTTTGATGGTCCTGTAGTGGGACTTCGGGCGGATATGGATGCATTGCCTATCACGGAGGTAACGGGGTTGCCTTTTGCATCTGAGAATTCCGGTGTTATGCATGCATGCGGCCATGACAGCCACATGGCTATTCTTTTAGGAGCGGCAGCCATTCTGCAATCCGTCAAGGATCAACTGCACGGAACAGTGAAACTCGTATTCCAGCCCGCGGAGGAGGAAGCACTTATTAAAGGGGCACAAGGTATTGTGGACTCCGGTGTTTTGGATGATGTGGACGAGATTTACGGGCTTCATGTATGGCCTCAGCTGCCGGTGGGGACGGTGGGGCTTAAGAAAGGTAATCTCATGGCCGCGTCGGATCGATTCCTCGTCCATATCAAGGGGAAGGCGACTCACGGCGCCGAGCCGCACAACGGTATTGATGCCATTGTGGCCGCGGCGAACTGGATTGTCAATGTAGAGTCCATGGTGGCTCGTGAAACCAATCCGATGGACAATCTCGTATGTACAATCGGTGTCTTTAACTCCGGTGATCGATATAATGTGGGATCCGGAGATGCATATCTGGAGGGAACCTGCAGAACCTATGACCCAGCGAAACGCGACTACATTGAACGTCGCCTCGGTGAAAGTCTCAAAGCCCTCGACATGATGTTCGGCACAGCCAGCACATTGGAATATCGTCGTGGACATGGGGCGACAATCAATGATGCGGATGCTATTGACTATGCCACACATATCGTTGAAACTTATCTCGGCAAGGATTCTGTGGTGCATCCGGAATTTCCGTCGATGGCGGCGGAAGATTTTTCCGCATATCTCAATAAAATCAAAGGGGCCTTCCTCTGGTTGGGAACGGGATTTGAAGGTAATCCGGCCCTACATAATGCAGCTTTCACCATCGATGAAAGCATACTGGAACCGGGAATTACGATGATGGCCGGCATAGCGGCGGAGTTATTACAGGAGAAATAA
- a CDS encoding purple acid phosphatase family protein, producing the protein MDKKDLLKIIGIGGVVAALFFGAYEYRDAFGSFLERGMAVATGQEIKPLLASEGRYIRQIVAKDNSVARTIMWQSDNDESDAVVEYRKRGDTSATGLMSQNASSKAFTDDGTSTYIHETTLTGLAPDTEYEYRVGYGTDRRSEWYLLKTAGADEYEVLIYPDSQSADYSGWNQIVKDSAQRNPEAAMYISMGDLVDNGEEASQWRAWLNSVALLSTRIPLSPLLGNHEMYTVDWKMREPRAYLNYFDVPGNGNDIFNRRYYSYDYGDVHYVVLDTQLYESNHEDNHDVHHPDLYDVQVEWLRQDLASNTRKWTVVLMHRDPFQYAVNREGASRASGFSEEGVLFMPIFDEFNVDLVLSAHLHTYRNRGHVRNFDRDASGPLYIITGVAGDVRYPGLWVRHPLDVYVAPQPETDNYMSMTVTKHSLMIKSFLPDGTLLDETTLEK; encoded by the coding sequence ATGGATAAAAAGGATTTATTAAAAATAATAGGTATCGGAGGTGTTGTTGCGGCTCTATTCTTTGGTGCTTATGAGTATCGTGATGCTTTCGGCTCCTTTCTTGAGCGTGGAATGGCGGTTGCTACCGGGCAGGAGATTAAACCGCTGTTGGCATCAGAAGGGCGTTATATTCGTCAGATCGTTGCCAAAGACAACAGTGTTGCCAGAACTATCATGTGGCAGTCGGATAATGATGAATCTGATGCGGTAGTTGAATATCGTAAGCGTGGTGATACATCCGCAACAGGTCTTATGAGTCAGAATGCATCGAGCAAGGCTTTCACGGACGATGGGACAAGCACATATATTCATGAGACGACATTAACCGGACTCGCACCGGATACCGAGTATGAATATCGTGTCGGATATGGAACGGATCGACGCAGCGAATGGTACCTCTTGAAAACGGCGGGCGCCGATGAATATGAGGTGCTCATATATCCGGATTCGCAGTCCGCTGATTATTCCGGATGGAATCAAATCGTCAAAGATTCGGCTCAACGTAACCCTGAGGCGGCTATGTATATCAGCATGGGGGACCTTGTGGATAACGGTGAAGAGGCGTCACAATGGCGCGCATGGCTAAATTCTGTTGCACTTCTTAGCACACGAATTCCGTTGTCGCCGTTATTGGGAAATCATGAAATGTATACCGTAGATTGGAAAATGCGTGAACCTCGGGCGTATCTGAATTATTTTGATGTGCCGGGTAACGGGAATGATATATTTAATCGTCGTTATTATTCTTATGATTATGGCGATGTTCATTATGTCGTACTGGATACGCAATTGTATGAAAGTAACCATGAGGACAATCACGATGTACATCATCCTGATTTATATGATGTGCAGGTCGAATGGCTGCGGCAGGACTTAGCGTCTAATACCAGGAAATGGACTGTAGTGCTCATGCATCGTGACCCGTTCCAATATGCGGTTAATCGCGAAGGGGCCAGTCGCGCTTCCGGATTTAGCGAGGAAGGGGTATTGTTTATGCCTATCTTTGATGAATTTAATGTGGATCTTGTGCTGTCGGCTCATTTACATACCTATCGCAATCGCGGTCATGTACGTAATTTTGATCGAGATGCGTCGGGCCCTCTTTATATTATTACGGGCGTTGCCGGTGATGTGCGGTATCCTGGGTTATGGGTACGACATCCTCTGGATGTATATGTGGCGCCGCAACCGGAAACGGATAATTATATGTCTATGACGGTGACAAAACATTCGTTAATGATCAAGTCGTTCTTGCCTGACGGAACATTGTTGGACGAAACGACTTTAGAAAAATAA
- a CDS encoding DDE-type integrase/transposase/recombinase has product MNSKFRHEGLAQVYVEARKRGYTRSYGAMCRQIRLHTPKVSKKKTYSKSKWRPDVVTYPGEKVQIDIKYVPNECLKFHTHGISYYQITAIDEYFRKRILSIVDEKSVTNTSRFLLDLETRMGFKIAIIQTDNGREFTNWNGSEKRCLFDEVLKQLSVDHKLTRPFSPWQNGKVERSHKVDGERFYNRTFTSVDELVKAHRRYNSRYNNIAQKVLGFKSPNEVVTEYFLSHAA; this is encoded by the coding sequence GTGAATTCGAAGTTCCGTCACGAAGGACTGGCACAGGTATATGTAGAAGCTCGAAAACGAGGCTATACACGTTCGTACGGAGCCATGTGCAGGCAGATACGTCTTCATACACCTAAGGTATCTAAAAAGAAGACCTATTCCAAAAGTAAGTGGAGACCGGATGTAGTCACCTATCCGGGTGAAAAGGTTCAAATCGACATAAAATATGTACCCAATGAATGTTTGAAGTTTCATACGCATGGTATTAGTTACTATCAAATCACAGCTATTGATGAATACTTCAGAAAAAGAATTTTATCCATCGTTGATGAAAAGAGTGTTACTAATACGAGCCGATTTTTACTGGATTTAGAAACTCGTATGGGTTTTAAAATAGCGATTATACAAACGGATAACGGTCGCGAATTCACAAACTGGAATGGTAGTGAGAAGCGGTGTCTGTTCGACGAGGTATTAAAACAGCTCAGTGTCGATCATAAGCTAACAAGACCATTTTCCCCATGGCAAAATGGGAAAGTAGAGCGTAGTCACAAGGTTGATGGAGAGCGTTTTTATAATAGAACGTTTACTAGTGTGGATGAGTTAGTGAAGGCCCATCGACGCTATAATAGTCGTTATAACAATATAGCGCAAAAGGTATTAGGCTTTAAGTCACCCAATGAAGTTGTAACAGAGTATTTCTTATCTCATGCTGCATAG
- a CDS encoding beta-class carbonic anhydrase, with product MSLLDDILAHNREYVEDQNTGYVETDTKCSKMPSRQMAIVTCMDTRLVNFLEDSMDIGRGEAKIVKTAGNCITGPFDGVVRSLLVCIYELDVNEIFIIGHHECGMSKTTAKNLTEKMLARGIAPEAIHMVKREMKRWADGFTQPAENVEDTVDELRVNPLIPKDVPIHGLIFHPRTGEIEVIVNGYTQMKQYYEK from the coding sequence ATGAGTTTACTGGATGATATTTTAGCCCATAATAGAGAATATGTGGAGGATCAAAATACGGGTTATGTAGAGACTGATACAAAATGCAGTAAGATGCCGAGTCGTCAGATGGCCATTGTCACATGTATGGATACACGTCTTGTAAATTTTTTGGAAGACTCCATGGACATCGGTCGTGGGGAAGCCAAGATTGTAAAGACAGCGGGCAACTGTATTACAGGTCCTTTTGATGGCGTTGTCCGCAGCTTACTGGTATGTATCTATGAACTCGATGTTAATGAAATCTTTATCATCGGGCATCATGAATGCGGCATGTCCAAGACGACGGCGAAGAATTTAACAGAAAAGATGTTGGCTCGCGGTATCGCACCGGAAGCAATTCATATGGTAAAGCGGGAAATGAAACGTTGGGCGGACGGATTCACGCAGCCTGCGGAAAATGTGGAGGACACGGTAGACGAACTGCGAGTTAACCCTCTTATTCCTAAAGATGTCCCCATTCACGGATTAATTTTCCATCCTCGCACCGGTGAAATTGAAGTCATTGTAAACGGCTATACACAGATGAAACAGTATTATGAAAAATAA
- the ilvN gene encoding acetolactate synthase small subunit yields the protein MELHMKKRCISAYVENQIGVLAKISGLFAGKNYNLDTLTVGETEDPTMSRMTIDLTCDDLTYEQIIKQLNRSVEVIKVIDFTDMAITKRELLFIKVNSCKEADKQEIFRIARTFDLLVVDYSRKSVLVQCVKTVSKNNDMIALFKDMFVNRIEVVRGGSVAIEALSTPDR from the coding sequence ATGGAATTACATATGAAAAAGCGCTGTATTTCGGCGTATGTGGAAAACCAGATCGGCGTGTTAGCTAAAATCTCAGGCCTCTTCGCCGGTAAGAATTATAATCTTGACACATTGACCGTAGGGGAAACCGAAGATCCGACGATGTCTCGAATGACAATTGATCTTACCTGTGATGATTTGACATATGAACAAATCATTAAGCAACTGAATCGTAGTGTAGAGGTTATCAAGGTTATCGACTTTACGGATATGGCGATTACGAAGAGGGAGTTATTGTTTATCAAAGTGAACAGCTGTAAGGAAGCGGATAAGCAGGAGATTTTCCGCATCGCCCGTACCTTTGATCTGCTTGTTGTAGACTATAGTCGTAAATCCGTCCTCGTACAGTGTGTAAAGACCGTATCTAAGAATAATGATATGATTGCACTGTTTAAGGATATGTTTGTCAATCGTATTGAAGTCGTTCGCGGCGGCAGTGTCGCTATCGAGGCATTGTCTACGCCTGACCGTTGA
- the ilvB gene encoding biosynthetic-type acetolactate synthase large subunit produces the protein MISGAAYLVKALQEEQVEILFNYPGAATIDIMDELYKQDTVKVVLPRHEQALAHAADGYARSTGKVGVCMVTSGPGATNLVTGIATAYADSVPLVCITGQVDLSLMGNDAFQEVDTVGIVRNVCKYAVTVRDRKDLGRILKEAFYIARTGRPGPVVVDMPKNIQKAMGSDEYPTEVNIRSYKPNTTVHVGQIKKACSVIEKAKRPLFLLGGGVNISGANELMMALVEKTGIPVVTTLMGKGAIDSRHPLYLGNVGIHGGYAPNVALTDCDVMISIGTRFNDRITGKLSTFAQNCKIIHIDVDAASISKNIKVDIPVVADAKLAIEKLLEYIEPHDLGEWSKQLQKLKEERPVTQADEEGLTPQIVIDYINNHYDCPIVATDVGQNQLWTTQFLELKGGRQLLTSGGLGTMGYGFPAALGAQLGNPDRRVFSICGDGGVQMNIQEFATAMHYHLPMTLIVLNNGYLGNVRQWQQLFYDKRYACTNLLMDESAIVTRSMIDNDEFEYVPNFVKLAEAYGAKAMRITKVEDMGKGFLLADTFKEGPTLLEFIIPTELNVLPMVPAGKSLSDMLLKDRK, from the coding sequence ATGATTTCCGGTGCGGCATACTTGGTGAAAGCGCTTCAGGAGGAGCAGGTGGAGATTTTATTTAACTATCCCGGGGCGGCGACTATCGATATAATGGATGAGTTGTACAAACAGGATACGGTGAAAGTTGTATTGCCACGTCATGAACAGGCCTTGGCTCATGCGGCGGATGGTTATGCGCGTAGCACCGGTAAGGTGGGAGTCTGTATGGTGACTTCCGGACCGGGCGCGACCAATCTTGTAACGGGGATTGCAACGGCGTATGCGGACAGTGTGCCTCTCGTTTGTATTACGGGACAAGTGGACTTGAGTCTCATGGGAAATGATGCCTTTCAGGAGGTCGATACGGTCGGTATCGTGCGTAATGTGTGTAAATATGCGGTAACCGTTCGCGACCGCAAGGATTTGGGACGTATTTTGAAAGAAGCGTTTTATATAGCTCGTACAGGTAGACCGGGACCGGTTGTAGTGGATATGCCTAAAAATATTCAAAAAGCAATGGGGTCCGATGAATATCCGACAGAAGTTAATATTCGTAGCTATAAACCGAATACGACGGTCCATGTCGGACAAATCAAGAAGGCCTGCTCCGTTATCGAAAAGGCAAAGCGTCCTCTGTTCCTGTTGGGCGGCGGGGTCAACATCAGCGGTGCCAATGAACTTATGATGGCGCTTGTTGAAAAAACGGGTATTCCCGTGGTCACTACCTTAATGGGGAAAGGGGCTATCGATTCGCGACATCCTCTATACCTTGGCAATGTGGGCATTCATGGTGGATATGCTCCCAATGTGGCTCTTACGGATTGTGACGTGATGATTTCAATCGGCACCCGTTTCAATGATCGTATTACGGGTAAATTGAGTACATTTGCTCAAAACTGTAAGATTATTCATATTGATGTTGATGCGGCATCGATTTCTAAAAATATTAAGGTGGATATTCCCGTTGTAGCCGATGCGAAACTGGCGATTGAGAAACTATTGGAATATATTGAGCCTCATGACCTCGGTGAATGGTCTAAACAATTGCAGAAACTGAAAGAGGAGCGACCTGTTACACAAGCCGATGAAGAGGGCTTAACACCTCAAATCGTCATAGATTATATCAATAATCACTATGATTGCCCTATTGTAGCGACCGATGTGGGTCAGAACCAATTATGGACAACTCAATTTTTAGAGTTAAAAGGCGGTCGTCAATTATTGACATCCGGCGGTCTCGGTACGATGGGGTATGGCTTCCCTGCTGCACTGGGGGCTCAGCTGGGAAATCCGGACCGACGTGTTTTCTCCATCTGCGGTGATGGCGGTGTGCAAATGAACATTCAAGAATTTGCTACGGCTATGCATTATCACTTGCCGATGACGCTTATCGTGCTTAATAACGGTTATCTCGGCAATGTGCGCCAATGGCAGCAGTTATTTTATGATAAACGGTATGCCTGTACAAATTTGTTGATGGATGAAAGCGCTATTGTTACACGTAGCATGATCGATAATGACGAGTTTGAATATGTACCGAATTTTGTGAAACTGGCTGAAGCTTATGGGGCTAAGGCAATGCGCATTACAAAGGTTGAAGATATGGGAAAGGGATTCCTTTTGGCGGATACTTTCAAAGAAGGTCCGACCTTATTGGAATTTATCATTCCTACGGAACTCAACGTTCTGCCTATGGTGCCGGCAGGGAAATCTCTGAGCGATATGTTATTGAAGGATAGAAAATAG
- a CDS encoding glutaredoxin, producing the protein MKEILGFHLNGCPYCKNAFRAVDELVAENPKYADIHINWVEDQDAHELFKTHPYEYYPNLWFDLDKQYEAQPGESYEQTKTLIKAVLDKALA; encoded by the coding sequence ATGAAAGAAATCCTGGGCTTCCACTTGAACGGTTGCCCTTATTGTAAAAATGCATTCCGCGCCGTCGATGAACTCGTTGCGGAAAATCCTAAATACGCTGATATCCACATCAACTGGGTTGAAGATCAGGATGCCCATGAATTATTCAAAACGCATCCTTACGAATACTATCCGAACTTGTGGTTCGACCTCGACAAACAATACGAGGCTCAACCGGGCGAAAGCTACGAACAGACAAAAACATTAATTAAAGCGGTGCTTGATAAGGCATTGGCATAA
- a CDS encoding folate family ECF transporter S component yields the protein MKTDMVVKTGIFIALTVLLSYIFAIHTTFIHITFGFLSTAIFGILYGPMAAGIMAAIACFIGMSLFGHGVFFPGFIVSEFLVGYVYGYFLHGRDVTLKRLLLPELIVTVCIHLVLNTLWLTIFYNKAVSAIFLSRLIKNILCFPLEIALILIVYKAISRFIVHKKL from the coding sequence ATGAAGACTGATATGGTTGTAAAGACCGGTATATTTATAGCTTTGACGGTTTTACTATCTTATATTTTCGCCATTCATACCACATTTATACATATTACATTTGGGTTTTTATCGACCGCCATATTCGGTATTCTATACGGGCCTATGGCCGCCGGCATTATGGCGGCGATTGCCTGTTTTATCGGAATGTCCTTATTCGGACACGGCGTATTTTTTCCGGGTTTTATTGTGTCCGAGTTTCTGGTGGGCTATGTGTATGGTTATTTTCTGCACGGTCGTGATGTTACGCTTAAACGGCTTCTGTTGCCGGAACTGATTGTTACGGTATGTATACATCTGGTGCTGAACACATTGTGGCTCACGATATTTTATAACAAAGCGGTATCCGCCATCTTTTTGAGCCGACTCATAAAAAATATTCTATGCTTTCCTCTAGAAATCGCGTTGATTTTAATTGTATATAAGGCGATAAGCAGATTTATTGTACATAAAAAGCTGTAA
- a CDS encoding nitrous oxide-stimulated promoter family protein: MTVDEKRQLELKAMHQIIAIYCHNKHHTQKGDLCEECQKVWQYAEHRIDVCPHMDSKTFCSVCKTHCYEPTYREKIREIMRYGGPRMLFVSPIMVIRHMYLEWKDRKRSITSHED, from the coding sequence ATGACTGTTGATGAAAAACGTCAGTTAGAGCTGAAGGCGATGCATCAAATCATTGCCATCTATTGTCATAATAAACATCATACACAGAAGGGTGATTTGTGTGAAGAATGCCAAAAGGTATGGCAGTATGCGGAACACCGAATAGACGTATGCCCCCATATGGACAGTAAAACTTTTTGCAGCGTTTGTAAAACACATTGTTATGAGCCGACCTATCGCGAAAAAATCCGTGAAATCATGCGCTATGGCGGACCGCGTATGTTATTCGTCTCACCGATTATGGTGATTCGCCATATGTATTTGGAGTGGAAGGATAGGAAAAGGAGTATCACATCTCATGAAGACTGA
- a CDS encoding class I SAM-dependent methyltransferase encodes MANEIQAVSVSLEAWKDEQDAWNNRSNYFVEMHNREDRKAQVTAFLDFLRAERLLPAPGGRTLDVGCGVCDYALGLAREGYSATGIDLSDGMINGAKQLADEEGLDLSLYIAPWSDETRRKLEWDKAFDLAYSIFCPIMFDVENIRAMHDASQDKCLWVAFSERSDEMVDMLSEHFFGSDAFPWDGKMKECLEAIHSMGHNVKVTYKTVPETEVMDLNKAVEYFTMRLHNNGWGSMDDMKAEIRNLIEPLAMDNKIQNKTVDKVAWASWSVK; translated from the coding sequence ATGGCAAATGAAATACAGGCTGTGTCTGTGTCCCTCGAAGCGTGGAAGGATGAGCAGGATGCTTGGAATAATCGGTCCAACTATTTTGTGGAGATGCATAACCGTGAGGATCGCAAGGCGCAGGTAACCGCATTTCTTGATTTTTTGAGGGCGGAGCGATTATTGCCGGCGCCAGGCGGTCGAACACTTGATGTAGGCTGTGGTGTCTGTGATTATGCATTAGGACTGGCACGTGAAGGATATAGCGCGACGGGAATCGATTTATCGGACGGTATGATTAACGGTGCAAAGCAGTTAGCCGATGAAGAAGGTCTGGACTTGAGCTTATATATTGCTCCGTGGTCTGATGAAACGAGACGTAAATTAGAATGGGATAAGGCCTTTGACTTGGCGTACAGCATTTTCTGCCCCATTATGTTTGATGTTGAAAATATCCGTGCCATGCATGATGCGAGCCAGGATAAATGCTTGTGGGTTGCTTTCAGCGAACGCAGTGATGAAATGGTGGATATGTTATCGGAACATTTTTTCGGCAGTGATGCATTTCCCTGGGATGGAAAGATGAAGGAGTGTCTTGAGGCGATTCATAGTATGGGGCATAATGTGAAAGTAACATATAAAACCGTGCCTGAAACTGAGGTTATGGATCTCAATAAAGCGGTTGAATATTTTACGATGAGGTTACATAATAATGGTTGGGGCAGTATGGATGATATGAAGGCGGAAATACGAAATCTCATAGAGCCGCTGGCTATGGATAACAAGATTCAGAATAAAACCGTGGATAAGGTGGCGTGGGCTTCCTGGTCTGTTAAGTAG
- a CDS encoding DUF4198 domain-containing protein, whose amino-acid sequence MNKKILASLFAVGLAAGSILTTVDAHGVFFANRTDEKVLVLGEGPVDNAYTSDMVKGITGYDVNGNVMPVKVIKHEKNVAIEQPSNLGVTVTNFDYGYWTKDKDGKTVHKPITQVPGATKSTHAIKYDVHYWNASAKPLNNKDAFIQIVPSVNPLTLRKGDTYEIQVLKEGKPYADAPLIKDVMNDLTNESKTDANGKAIVTVSANGLNVVGVEVGFPTQTKGEQNKYFSALSFIIDPE is encoded by the coding sequence ATGAACAAAAAAATTCTTGCATCCTTGTTTGCTGTTGGTCTTGCAGCGGGCTCCATATTAACCACTGTCGATGCACATGGCGTTTTCTTTGCCAATCGCACTGATGAAAAAGTACTTGTCCTCGGTGAAGGGCCTGTAGATAATGCATACACTTCAGATATGGTAAAAGGAATTACCGGTTATGATGTAAACGGTAATGTTATGCCTGTGAAAGTGATTAAACATGAGAAAAATGTAGCCATTGAACAACCGTCCAACCTTGGTGTAACTGTAACGAACTTTGATTACGGTTATTGGACAAAGGATAAAGACGGAAAGACTGTACATAAACCTATTACACAGGTGCCCGGTGCAACTAAGAGTACACACGCTATCAAATATGATGTGCACTACTGGAATGCAAGCGCGAAGCCTTTGAATAATAAAGATGCCTTCATTCAAATCGTGCCATCCGTGAATCCATTGACGCTAAGAAAAGGTGATACCTACGAAATTCAAGTGCTTAAAGAAGGTAAACCATATGCTGATGCACCGCTCATTAAAGATGTAATGAACGATCTTACAAATGAAAGCAAAACCGATGCAAATGGTAAGGCTATCGTTACTGTAAGTGCTAACGGCCTCAATGTTGTGGGCGTGGAAGTAGGCTTCCCGACTCAAACCAAGGGCGAACAAAATAAATACTTCAGTGCATTGTCTTTTATAATTGATCCTGAATAA